A single genomic interval of Amycolatopsis albispora harbors:
- a CDS encoding LLM class flavin-dependent oxidoreductase translates to MPLSVLDLAPIVSGSDARAALESSVELAKFTERLGYHRYWVAEHHNMPGIASSATSVLMSHIATATERIRVGSGGIMLPNHAPLVIAEQFGMLEAFHPGRIDLGIGRAPGTDQRTALALRGPAGLSADDFPQKLQELRGYFEPGEGRAVRAFPAEGYKVPVWLLGSSGFSAQLAGALGLPFSFAHHFSAQNTIPAVRLYRESFQPSEVLDKPYVMLGVSVLAADTDEHARYLAGPSALTFLSLRRGRPIPLPTPEEAAAYPYTDVDNMFVEERLGTTVLGSPETVRKGLEALLEDTDADELMITTMVHGEEDRKRSYELVTSARG, encoded by the coding sequence GTGCCCCTGTCCGTGCTCGACCTGGCGCCGATCGTCAGCGGATCGGACGCGCGGGCCGCGCTGGAGAGCAGCGTCGAGCTGGCCAAGTTCACCGAGCGCCTCGGCTACCACCGCTACTGGGTGGCCGAGCACCACAACATGCCGGGCATCGCCAGCTCGGCCACCTCGGTGCTGATGAGCCACATCGCCACCGCCACCGAGCGCATCCGCGTCGGCTCCGGCGGCATCATGCTGCCCAACCACGCGCCGCTGGTGATCGCCGAGCAGTTCGGCATGCTCGAGGCCTTCCACCCCGGGCGCATCGACCTGGGCATCGGCCGCGCGCCGGGCACCGACCAGCGCACCGCGCTCGCGCTGCGCGGGCCCGCCGGGCTGTCCGCCGACGACTTCCCGCAGAAGCTCCAGGAACTGCGCGGCTACTTCGAGCCGGGTGAGGGCCGCGCCGTGCGCGCGTTCCCCGCGGAGGGGTACAAGGTGCCGGTGTGGCTGCTCGGTTCGAGCGGGTTCAGCGCCCAGCTCGCCGGCGCGCTCGGGCTGCCGTTCAGCTTCGCGCACCACTTCAGCGCGCAGAACACGATCCCCGCGGTGCGCCTGTACCGCGAGTCGTTCCAGCCGTCCGAGGTGCTCGACAAGCCGTACGTGATGCTGGGTGTCTCCGTGCTCGCCGCGGACACCGACGAGCACGCGCGCTACCTGGCCGGGCCGAGCGCGCTGACCTTCCTCAGCCTGCGCCGCGGGCGGCCGATCCCGCTGCCCACGCCGGAGGAAGCCGCCGCCTACCCGTACACCGACGTCGACAACATGTTCGTCGAGGAACGGCTCGGCACCACCGTGCTCGGCTCGCCGGAGACCGTGCGCAAGGGCCTGGAAGCCCTGCTCGAGGACACCGACGCGGACGAGCTGATGATCACCACCATGGTCCACGGCGAAGAGGACCGGAAGCGCTCCTACGAGCTGGTCACTTCAGCACGAGGTTGA
- a CDS encoding RCC1 domain-containing protein → MRKSASLVVGALGAGLLLAGALTAVSVEPEPAPPAPPPATESSASSEPAPPVEAAAAADGTGGVIAWGNGIWQQRPVPAGLTAGVAEVRVGGVHALARKADGTVVAWGNNIYGQTTVPAEAQGASALAAGWGHSLALKNGGVVAWGNDWFGQLKVPDAAKSGVTAISSYGFHNLALKQGGQVVSWGLRDDVPPEAKSGVSAISVGGDHNLALKNGGVIAWGGNDWGQLDVPAAAKSGVTAISAGWDHNLALKSDGTVIAWGNNEYKQATVPATATGVTAIAAGWTHSVALLSTGKVIAWGWSNSSAIAVPAAAGSGVFAIAAADRFNLVLK, encoded by the coding sequence ATGCGGAAATCGGCTTCGCTCGTGGTGGGCGCGCTGGGAGCGGGGCTGTTGCTGGCCGGCGCGCTGACCGCGGTGTCGGTGGAACCCGAGCCCGCGCCGCCCGCGCCACCACCGGCCACCGAGTCGTCCGCGTCGTCCGAGCCCGCGCCGCCGGTCGAGGCCGCCGCGGCAGCGGACGGCACCGGCGGGGTCATCGCCTGGGGCAACGGCATCTGGCAGCAGCGGCCGGTGCCCGCCGGGCTCACCGCCGGGGTCGCGGAAGTGCGCGTCGGTGGCGTGCACGCGCTCGCGCGCAAGGCGGACGGCACCGTGGTCGCCTGGGGCAACAACATCTACGGGCAGACCACCGTGCCCGCCGAGGCGCAGGGCGCCAGCGCGCTCGCGGCCGGGTGGGGGCACAGCCTCGCGCTCAAGAACGGTGGTGTCGTCGCCTGGGGCAACGACTGGTTCGGGCAGCTGAAGGTCCCCGACGCGGCAAAGTCCGGTGTCACCGCCATCTCTTCCTACGGCTTCCACAACCTCGCGCTCAAGCAGGGCGGGCAGGTGGTCAGCTGGGGACTGCGTGACGACGTGCCGCCGGAAGCGAAGTCCGGCGTGAGCGCGATTTCCGTCGGCGGCGACCACAACCTGGCGCTGAAGAACGGCGGGGTCATCGCCTGGGGCGGCAACGACTGGGGTCAGCTCGACGTGCCGGCCGCGGCGAAGTCCGGGGTCACCGCGATCTCCGCGGGCTGGGACCACAACCTCGCGCTCAAGTCCGACGGCACGGTGATCGCCTGGGGCAACAACGAGTACAAGCAGGCCACCGTGCCCGCCACGGCCACCGGCGTGACCGCGATCGCGGCGGGCTGGACGCACAGCGTCGCGCTGCTGTCCACCGGCAAGGTGATCGCCTGGGGCTGGAGCAACAGCAGCGCGATCGCGGTGCCCGCGGCGGCGGGATCGGGCGTGTTCGCGATCGCCGCCGCCGACCGGTTCAACCTCGTGCTGAAGTGA